The sequence CGGCTCGCGCGCGCGCCTGGGTCATGAACCTCGACGCCAACGAAGAGCTGGCCGGCCGGACGCCGGGGGCGCGCGCCGCCGCCGCACGCGCGCGCGCGGCGCAGGCCCCGGAGCTCGCGTTGCTGGTCGAGGGCGGGGTCGTGCTCGGCGCCGGGCGCGACGACGACGCCCGGGGGCTGGCCGGGCTCGCGTTCTGCCCCACCGCGAGGGCGCTCCGGGCGCTCGCGGCGGCCGGAGCCACACCGCCCAAGGCGCCCTCGATGGACGCGCTGCTCCGCGCCAACCACCGCAGCCTCTCCGCGGCGCTCGGGCAGGGCCTCGAGCACGGCGCGTTCGTGACCGACCTCGCCTCTCTTGGGGAGGTGATGGTCGGTCTCCCGGGCGCTGAGTGGGTCCTCAAGCACCCGTTTGGCTACGTCGGGCGTCTCCGCCTGCGCACGCACGCGCTCGACCACCGCGCGGCCGCGTTCGCCCGGCAATGCCTCACCGAGGCGGGCGGGCTGCAGGTCGAGCCCTGGGTCGAGCGCGTGAGCGACTTCGCGCTGCACGGCTTCGTCGACGAGGGCGGCCGTGTGACGCTCGGTGACCCGACCGCGCAGGTGTGCGACGAGGCCGGCGCCTGGCGCGCGACCTCGCGGGCGCACGACCTCGGCGCCGACGAGGCGGGGCGCCTCGCGCGGGAGGCGGCCGCCTCGGCCGCGGCGCTCCACGCCGTCGGATACTTCGGTCCCTTCGGCGTCGACGGCTTCCGTTATCGGGGGCGGGCTGGAGACGAGCGGCTGAACCTGCGGTGCGAAGTCAACGCGCGCTACACGATGGGGTGGGCGGTCGGCATGGCGGGCCGCCGGCCGGACCTCGAGCGAGCCTGAGCGCGGCCGTTGCCGCGGCAAGGCGCCTCGGCTCGGCGCCGACCTCGAGCGAGCCTGAGCGCGGTCGTTGCCGCGGCAAGGCGCCTCTGCTAACGCACCGACACCTTGTCGCGCGCCCGCCAGCTCATCCGTCCGGCATCGCTAGCAGCCGTCGTGCGCTGCTCGAGCGGGCCGACCCGGCCGGAGGTGGCGAGGTGGTAGACATCGTCTTCGGCTCACTGTGCTTCATCGCGCTCATCGCGGCGGTGTACTTCGCCCGCGAGCTCTCTACCGGCTTCGGCGCGTACTTGATCGGGTCGTACATCGCCCGCATCGTGATCCATTTCGTCTCCACCAACGTCCAGTTCTTCCACCACGAGATCGCGGGCGACGCCCGCATCTACGAGTGGCTCGCGACTTGGATCGCGACCCAGTGGGAAATCAGCGGCGTCCAGTACATGACGGCCCACGAGAACCCGCACATCGGCCCGACCGACCTGCCGCCGAACATCTTCGCCATTTTCATCTACCTCGCCGGGGGGCAGTCGGCGCGCATCGCCTGCACGTCGCTCGTCGTGCTGATCACCTGTTTGACCGCGCTCTATCTCCACCGGCTCGCCATCGAGCTCGGCGCCGCGCGCCGCACGGCCAGCGGGGTCACCATGGTCCTGTTCGGGATGCCGGGCGTCCTCTACTACTCGAGCGACATGTACAAGGACCCCCTCGTCCTTGGCTTCACCGTCGCGGCCGTCGGGAGCGCGATTCGGGTCTCGCGGAAGTTCTCGCTCCTGCACGCCGGCATCGGCGTCGTCGCGCTCTTGGCGCTCTGGCACGTCCGTTTCTACATGGTGTTCCTCGCGATCCTCCCGATCGTGGTCGGGTACATGGGCTTCGGCTCGGGGAGCTGGCTTCGGCCCGCCATCTCGGCGGTCCTCGTGGGCGTGGCGTTGTGGGCGCTCGCGGGTAGCCAGGGCGGCGCCGAAGCCTCATCCACCGTCGAAGCGACCTTCGATTTCGCGACGGGGCGAAAGGGCGACACCGGCGTCGGCAACGCCTACGGCGGCTCGGCGGTCGAGCTCGACAAGGGGGTCGGGAGCATCCCCATTCGTGTGATCTACACCTTGTTCTCTCCCTTCCCGTGGCAGGGGGGCACGATCGGCCTTCACCTCGGCAAGGTCGACGCCCTGATCCTCACGTTCCTCATCTACCGCGCGGTGCGCGCCACCAAACTGCTCGCCAAGGTCGATCGCGCCACGTTGCTGAGCCTGCTCGCGTACATCATGCCCACCACCCTCGCTTACTCGCTGACGATGGCGAACATCGGGCTCATGCTCCGCCAGCGCATCCCGGTCGTCGTCATGATCGGGCTCCTCGCCATGTTCAGCTGGCCGCTTGCGACGCGGCGAGCGACCGCGAAGCCGACCAAGGGGCGCGGCGCGGGCGCCCCGCGCCTTGGCCCGCGGCGCTTCCCGCGACCTCCTGCCCAGCCGGCCGCCTGATGCCCGCGCGCGCGCCTCGCGACTAGAGCGCCGAACCGCTTGATGATCGAGGAGTTTTACCGAGTTGCGAGCCGTGCGAGGCGCGACGACGAGGCCTACTGCTGCTAGACCTCTCGCAGATCTATGTATTCTACAACGCGAAGGACGACCGTGGGCGTGCGGGCTACCACCCCGCGATGATGGTGGCGCTGCTCGTCTACGCGCACTGCGTGGGCAAGGCTCGCCGGCGGCCTCGCGGATTTGCCTTTTCGAGCCGCTGCGCGGCTGGTATCGCATCGGTCGATGACGCCTCACGAGGCCCGCTGATGTGTGGAATCTTCGGCGCCATCGGCGCCACCCGCCCGGTCAATGCGGAGGCTGCACTCCGCGTGATGACCCACCGTGGTCCCGACCAGCGCGCCGTCCTCCGGCTCCCTGGCGCCGAGGGGCGCCCCGCCGCGGAGCTCGGCTTCGTTCGACTCGCGATCCTCGATCTCACGGAGAACGGCGCGCAGCCGATGCGCAAGGACGGCCTCGCCATCGTCTTCAACGGGGAGATCTACGACCACGCCAAGCTCCGGGCCGAGCTCGAGGCCACCGGGGTCTCGTTTCGCTCGCGCTCCGACACCGAGGTCCTCCTCGAAGGTTTCCGCGCCTTCGGCGAGGCGGTCGTCGATCGCGTCACGGGCATGTTCGCGTTCGCCGTGTGGGACGAGCGTACGGGCAGGCTCTTCGCCGCCCGCGATCCAGCGGGCAAGAAGCCCCTTTTTTTCGCGTCGCGCGCGGACGGATTCTTCTTCGCCTCCGAGATCAAGGGCATCGTCGCTTCGGGGCTGCGCACCGCGGTCGACGAGGCCGAGCTGCCCGTCTTCATGGCGCTCGGGCACGGCCACGGCGATCGCACGGCGCACGCCGAGGTCCGCGAGCTCCGGCCCGGGCACACGCTGCGGCTCGAGCCCGGAGCCCGCGAGCCCGTGGTGCGTCGCTACTTCCGTGCGCCGTTCGGCGCGCCCCCGCTCGACATCGGCGTCGACGAGGCCGTGGTGAAGGTGCGCACACTCGTCGACGCGGCGGTGAAGCGGAGGCTGGTGGCCGACGTCCCCATCGGCGCGTTCCTATCCGGCGGCATCGACTCGACGGTGATCGTCGGCCTGATGGCGAAGCACACCGCCGGGCGGGTGAAGACCTTCTCCATCGGCTTCCAGGGCGACCCCGCCTACGACGAGACCCGCTTCGCGCGGATGGCCGCGCGCCAGTTCGGCACCGAGCACACCGAGTTCATCGTGGAGCCCAAGGCTCTCGAGCTCATCGAGCCGCTCGTCAACGTCCACGACGGCCCGTTCGGCGACTCGTCGGCGCTTCCCACGAGCATCGTCTCGCGCCTCACCCGCGAGCACGTCACCGTCGCCCTCACCGGCGACGGTGGCGACGAGCTCTTCTGCGGATATACGCGCTTCCTCGCCGCGGAGATCTCGGAGCGCATCCCGCAGGCGCTGCGGTCGGGCGCAGCCTCCGTGGCGAACCTCGTGCCCCCGGGGGCGAAGGAGCGCAGCCTCCGCGCGAAGGCGAGGCGCTTCTTCGTGACCGCCGAGCGGCCCCTCGAAGACCGGCTGTTCGCGTACTCGCCGTATTTCCTCGATCGACTCGACGAGCTCTTCTCGCCAGAGGTCGCGGAGCGCGCCCACGGGACCGTGCGCGGGTTTGCCCGCGAGAGCCTCGACGCCTGCCCCGATGCCACGGCGCTTTCTCGCGTGCTCGCGTTCAACTACGAGACGTACCTCCCGTACGATCTGCTGGTGAAGGCCGATCGATCGTCGATGCTCCACTCGCTCGAGCTGCGGTCGCCGTTCCTCGATCGCGAGCTCACGCAGTTCGCTGCCAGGCTCCCCGATCGCTACCGTCGACGCGGCCTCAACAAGAAATGGCTGCTGAAGCGCGCCTTCCCGGAGCTGCTCCCCGACGCGCTGGTCAACCGCCCCAAGATGGGCTTCGGTGTCCCGCTCGCCGACTGGTTCCGCGGCCCCCTGCGCGAGCTCTTGAACGACCAGCTCGGGCCGAGCGCGAGGCTGTACCGCTATCTCCGCCGCGACGCCGTGATGAAGGTCCTCGCCGAGCAAGACGCGGGCACG is a genomic window of Myxococcales bacterium containing:
- the asnB gene encoding asparagine synthase (glutamine-hydrolyzing), producing the protein MCGIFGAIGATRPVNAEAALRVMTHRGPDQRAVLRLPGAEGRPAAELGFVRLAILDLTENGAQPMRKDGLAIVFNGEIYDHAKLRAELEATGVSFRSRSDTEVLLEGFRAFGEAVVDRVTGMFAFAVWDERTGRLFAARDPAGKKPLFFASRADGFFFASEIKGIVASGLRTAVDEAELPVFMALGHGHGDRTAHAEVRELRPGHTLRLEPGAREPVVRRYFRAPFGAPPLDIGVDEAVVKVRTLVDAAVKRRLVADVPIGAFLSGGIDSTVIVGLMAKHTAGRVKTFSIGFQGDPAYDETRFARMAARQFGTEHTEFIVEPKALELIEPLVNVHDGPFGDSSALPTSIVSRLTREHVTVALTGDGGDELFCGYTRFLAAEISERIPQALRSGAASVANLVPPGAKERSLRAKARRFFVTAERPLEDRLFAYSPYFLDRLDELFSPEVAERAHGTVRGFARESLDACPDATALSRVLAFNYETYLPYDLLVKADRSSMLHSLELRSPFLDRELTQFAARLPDRYRRRGLNKKWLLKRAFPELLPDALVNRPKMGFGVPLADWFRGPLRELLNDQLGPSARLYRYLRRDAVMKVLAEQDAGTSHHAHRVWLLLTLEVWLKSMEQSV